The Chitinophaga caeni genome segment AAATGAAAAAGTTATTGTTAATACCCGTGTTGTTGTGCTTCTTGACCTCCGGTATAATGGCTCAAGATTCGACGATGAAGAAGCCCCAGCAAAAAATGGAAAAGCAACATCAAATGATTTCTGAATGCTGCATGATGAAAGACGGTAAAATGATGCATTACAAGGATGGGAAAGAAACAGAAATTATGAAAGAAATGAATATGGGTGGGGTTAAA includes the following:
- a CDS encoding DUF6799 domain-containing protein, coding for MKKLLLIPVLLCFLTSGIMAQDSTMKKPQQKMEKQHQMISECCMMKDGKMMHYKDGKETEIMKEMNMGGVKVMPNGTCKMKNGKTVMLKEGECCDRKGVVHKDCKKLLKKG